A genomic region of Burkholderia humptydooensis contains the following coding sequences:
- a CDS encoding HrpB1 family type III secretion system apparatus protein, producing the protein MAIKPCNKAALRALLSVFSAGLRASAHADLDELLLALRILQPRNAAVDLCDVRLRISRRDWIGALHILRTLEEQERGTPLCAALQSWCLYALQDDDWRRYAQTVLLSGDRASTALVGRFLDVNERANDAGAHDDDVAARISQLLRLDRYQWARRVHASGMG; encoded by the coding sequence ATGGCGATCAAACCGTGCAACAAGGCCGCCCTGCGCGCGCTGCTCTCGGTCTTTTCGGCCGGGCTGCGCGCGAGCGCGCACGCGGACCTCGACGAACTGCTGCTCGCGCTGCGCATCTTGCAGCCGCGCAACGCCGCGGTCGACCTGTGCGACGTGCGGCTGCGGATCAGCCGGCGCGACTGGATCGGCGCGCTGCACATCCTGCGCACGCTCGAGGAACAGGAGCGCGGCACGCCGCTGTGCGCGGCGCTGCAGAGCTGGTGCCTGTACGCGCTGCAGGACGACGACTGGCGGCGCTATGCGCAGACCGTGCTGCTGTCGGGCGATCGCGCGTCGACGGCGCTCGTCGGCCGGTTTCTCGACGTGAACGAGCGCGCGAACGACGCAGGCGCGCATGACGACGATGTCGCCGCGCGCATCTCGCAACTGCTGCGGCTCGATCGGTATCAGTGGGCGCGGCGCGTGCATGCGAGCGGGATGGGGTGA
- a CDS encoding sensor histidine kinase, with product MSQRADARIFEVMQARLPWGTLALDHDGAIVAATARAHALLGRPLPAGLPLAAVLGDAAPADCAALFDALEQGFEFETDEAILWLTLQPVEHDPAIAATVSVADVTPLRRALDERVASLRFLAHDLRSPQNSILALTQLHDADPDGFAACGGLERIGQLARHALLLGQDYLVASAADDLRQRHFVRFDLRAMLRELVPKLEVSAVYRGVALQLWLDDAAPLWLRGARVFVARALQNLIDNAVQASRQGARVEIRLHVRDAHAEVTIRDWAGGLPGLAADGRMTDFAPLAKRGSSGSMGFGLGLQLAAQVVAAHAGALYAESNRGVGTTFVMRVPVLAPAAGAAPRAVPDGVARWRASVAPDG from the coding sequence GTGTCGCAACGGGCCGATGCCCGAATTTTCGAGGTGATGCAGGCCCGGCTGCCGTGGGGCACGCTCGCGCTCGACCACGACGGCGCGATCGTCGCCGCCACCGCGCGCGCGCACGCGCTCCTCGGCCGCCCGCTGCCCGCCGGGCTGCCGCTCGCCGCCGTGCTCGGCGACGCGGCGCCCGCGGATTGCGCCGCGCTCTTCGACGCGCTCGAACAAGGCTTCGAATTCGAAACCGACGAAGCGATCCTGTGGCTCACGCTGCAGCCGGTCGAGCACGATCCGGCGATCGCGGCGACGGTCTCGGTCGCCGACGTCACGCCGCTGCGCCGCGCGCTCGACGAGCGCGTCGCGTCGCTGCGCTTTCTTGCGCACGATCTGCGTTCGCCGCAGAATTCGATTCTCGCGCTGACCCAACTGCACGACGCCGATCCCGATGGGTTCGCCGCGTGCGGCGGGCTCGAGCGGATCGGGCAGCTCGCGCGGCACGCGCTGCTGCTCGGCCAGGACTACCTCGTCGCGTCGGCCGCGGACGATCTGCGGCAGCGCCATTTCGTGCGCTTCGACCTGCGCGCGATGCTGCGCGAGCTCGTGCCGAAACTCGAAGTGAGCGCCGTCTATCGCGGCGTCGCGTTGCAGCTCTGGCTCGACGACGCCGCGCCGCTATGGCTGCGCGGCGCGCGCGTGTTCGTCGCGCGCGCGTTGCAGAACCTGATCGACAACGCGGTGCAGGCGTCGCGGCAGGGCGCGCGCGTCGAGATCCGGCTGCACGTGCGCGATGCGCACGCGGAGGTGACGATCCGCGATTGGGCGGGCGGCTTGCCGGGCCTCGCGGCGGATGGGCGGATGACCGATTTCGCGCCGCTCGCCAAGCGTGGATCGAGCGGCTCGATGGGCTTCGGCCTCGGGCTGCAGCTCGCCGCGCAAGTGGTGGCCGCGCATGCGGGCGCGCTGTACGCCGAATCGAATCGGGGCGTCGGCACGACGTTCGTGATGCGTGTGCCGGTGCTCGCGCCGGCGGCCGGCGCCGCGCCGCGGGCCGTGCCGGACGGCGTCGCGCGCTGGCGCGCGAGCGTCGCGCCGGATGGCTGA
- a CDS encoding response regulator transcription factor, with protein MSEPNMQRTVQQPKQIVVVEDDPVQRTLLVTWLKAEGYRVAAFDDGLDARRFLGESWADLLLLDWDLPGMTGERLLAWVRGRARSIVPVIFQTVHSDEEDIVKILDAGADDFLIKPLEKQTLLARVRALLRRFAALSADSARMRLGGYLLSRATLTVSGGGASHAFSAKEFDILWHLAEHPGAVVQRQDLLRLVWGADASAQTRTVDMYVSRLRSRLKAAGIGWTVHAAYATGYRLNLGADAETADHPS; from the coding sequence ATGTCCGAACCGAACATGCAGCGCACCGTGCAGCAGCCCAAGCAGATCGTCGTCGTCGAGGACGATCCGGTGCAGCGCACGCTGCTCGTCACCTGGCTCAAGGCCGAGGGCTACCGCGTCGCGGCGTTCGACGACGGGCTCGACGCGCGCCGCTTTCTCGGCGAGAGCTGGGCCGATCTGCTGCTGCTCGACTGGGACCTGCCCGGCATGACGGGCGAGCGGCTGCTCGCATGGGTGCGCGGCCGCGCGCGCTCGATTGTCCCGGTGATCTTCCAGACCGTGCATTCGGACGAAGAGGACATCGTGAAGATCCTGGACGCCGGCGCGGACGATTTCCTCATCAAGCCGCTCGAAAAGCAGACGCTGCTCGCGCGCGTGCGCGCGCTGCTGAGGCGCTTCGCGGCGCTCTCCGCCGATAGCGCTCGCATGCGGCTCGGCGGCTACCTGCTGTCGCGCGCGACGCTGACCGTGTCCGGCGGCGGCGCGTCGCACGCGTTCAGCGCGAAGGAATTCGACATTCTCTGGCATCTGGCCGAGCATCCGGGCGCCGTCGTGCAGCGGCAGGATCTGCTGCGGCTCGTCTGGGGCGCGGACGCGTCCGCGCAGACCCGCACGGTCGACATGTACGTGAGCCGCCTGCGCAGCCGGCTGAAGGCGGCGGGCATCGGCTGGACCGTGCATGCGGCTTACGCGACCGGCTATCGCCTGAATCTGGGCGCGGACGCGGAAACGGCGGATCATCCATCGTGA
- a CDS encoding secretin N-terminal domain-containing protein: MTPRAAASAAAVALALASHAQALHAVPLAWPLARFDYRVGPVSAAVALSELSRRSGVAIDVDAHAPCRLDVRDALPPQRFVDWVARTCGLASYYDGAVLQLVAPDAFERAAVRLNYATPAELRATLARQRIVDRRFRPGYDDAARIVRVAGPPRYVALVLAAARALDEAAQARVRTETRAFPLRARTAADRVARGDGDGGSDAPLPGLATRLRRRLEQDGAARRAVPGVREFTASLPIVDADARSNTVLIRDAPARLARDARLVAQLDTLPASIRIDAFGVTLAPAQLDALGLRWRDDAQASGAPRAAGDAPVLPVLPESTSASAPRVAIASAPDGCAATRARIAALAAHGDASIDADGSTLTLPDGSADFGRLRLAFVTSGDGDARSLDAQRNGFAMRVTPRETAQPDRYALDMRIVERWADGAGRAAGASSRETVSGVTLAAGECAAIALPLAAGRGEQRLVLVTPRAMPADPARVPPPASPSAPAAARPRTASRTHPPVPPLSPPLDGLGLRTQTRLLGN; encoded by the coding sequence GTGACGCCGCGCGCGGCCGCGTCGGCTGCCGCTGTGGCGCTCGCGCTCGCGAGCCATGCGCAGGCGCTGCACGCGGTGCCGCTCGCGTGGCCGCTCGCGCGCTTCGACTATCGCGTCGGGCCGGTGAGCGCCGCCGTCGCGTTGAGCGAGCTGAGCCGCCGGTCCGGCGTCGCAATCGACGTCGACGCGCACGCGCCATGCCGGCTCGACGTGCGCGATGCGTTGCCGCCGCAGCGCTTCGTCGACTGGGTCGCGCGCACGTGCGGGCTCGCGTCGTATTACGACGGCGCGGTGTTGCAGCTCGTCGCACCCGATGCGTTCGAGCGCGCGGCGGTGCGGCTCAATTACGCGACGCCCGCCGAGCTGCGCGCGACGCTCGCGCGGCAGCGGATCGTCGACAGGCGCTTTCGGCCCGGCTACGACGACGCGGCGCGGATCGTGCGCGTGGCCGGCCCGCCGCGCTATGTCGCGCTCGTGCTCGCAGCCGCGCGCGCGCTCGACGAGGCGGCGCAGGCGCGCGTGCGCACCGAGACGCGCGCGTTCCCGCTGCGTGCGCGCACGGCGGCCGACCGCGTCGCGCGCGGCGATGGGGATGGGGGGAGCGATGCGCCGCTGCCTGGGCTCGCGACGCGGTTGCGCCGCCGGCTCGAGCAGGACGGCGCCGCGCGGCGCGCAGTGCCGGGCGTGCGCGAATTCACCGCATCGCTGCCGATCGTCGACGCGGACGCACGCTCGAACACCGTGCTGATCCGCGACGCGCCCGCGCGGCTTGCGCGCGACGCGCGGCTCGTCGCGCAGCTCGATACGCTGCCCGCGTCGATCCGGATCGACGCGTTCGGCGTGACGCTCGCGCCCGCGCAGCTCGACGCGCTCGGGCTGCGGTGGCGCGACGACGCGCAGGCTTCGGGGGCGCCGCGCGCGGCGGGCGATGCGCCCGTATTGCCTGTATTGCCCGAATCCACCAGCGCATCCGCGCCGCGCGTCGCGATCGCGTCCGCGCCGGACGGCTGCGCGGCGACGCGCGCGCGCATCGCCGCGCTCGCCGCGCACGGCGACGCGTCGATCGACGCCGACGGCTCGACGCTGACGCTTCCCGACGGCAGCGCGGACTTCGGCCGGCTGCGGCTGGCGTTCGTCACGTCGGGCGACGGCGACGCGCGGTCGCTCGATGCACAGCGCAACGGTTTCGCGATGCGGGTCACGCCGCGCGAGACCGCGCAGCCGGACCGCTATGCGCTCGACATGCGGATCGTCGAGCGCTGGGCCGACGGCGCCGGCCGCGCGGCCGGCGCGTCGTCGCGTGAAACCGTGTCCGGCGTGACGCTCGCGGCGGGGGAATGCGCGGCAATCGCGCTGCCGCTTGCCGCGGGGCGCGGCGAGCAGCGGCTCGTGCTGGTGACGCCGCGCGCGATGCCGGCCGATCCGGCGCGCGTGCCGCCGCCGGCATCGCCGAGCGCGCCGGCCGCGGCACGCCCGCGCACGGCGTCACGCACGCATCCGCCGGTGCCGCCGCTTTCGCCGCCGCTCGACGGCCTCGGCCTCAGGACGCAGACACGCCTGCTCGGCAATTGA